cttccccgaGTAAACTTCCTTTTGTACTAGGCCTGTATCATGGTAGTGATTTCTCAAGGGGGCACCTTGGCCGGTCGTTTCAAAACACACTTCCATACTAGTTTATACTGATTACACACTATTTCCGAGTTGCACCTCAATTCGTTGGGATCCAGTTGGAAATGATTTCTTCAAAACTGCACTTCCATACTCACATCGAAATATATGCCACACAAAGGGAGAGGGGATTATTTAGGACAATAATTACCTTTCTTTGCATTCTCAGAGTTTATCATTCAGTAAGTTCCTATTTGCAAAGTGAAGGGATGGCTGACCATAATTTTGTACCTGTTGCCTAGAACAAAGCCAGGGCCTCCAGAATGCTAGGCCAGGGAAACGCTACTACTGCATTTTCAGCCCCCTGCCATCCTTAAgatgtattttaaagaatttaaattcaAACAACTGAGAAACAAGGAGGGAAGGGAGTATGAAAATAAGTCAATGACACCACAAGTTAATTGTCAAACTTTTATTAAGGAAACTTCCCCATTAAGTAAAGAGGTAGTTCAGAGTATGTCTAACATACAACAGATTTAGAACAGCCATTCATGAGctgaaataaaatgttctaaGTTGTTTGTTTAGGACAATATTTTAGAAATGGTAACATTAGTCACCTTTCACTTACATATTTTCTAAACTAATGCAAAATCACACCTGATTTACCTCAGAGCCACTTCAGTTTGGAGCTTGTTTTCATAattaaataacataataaataaataacagtaattaaaaaaaaaaacaagctacaATAGCTTCTTTTTGAAGTTTTCCTAGGAATCCTTATAACACactggtatggtggcacatacctttgatcccaggcccggggagcagaggcagcaaaggctacatagtaagatcctgcctcaaaaaaaaaaaaaaaaaaaaaaaaagggaaaaggaaaaggaaaagaaccaaactaaaccaaatgCCGAGTAGCTAAGTTTCACCCCTGCTCCATATAATCACTAGTGTTAGAAAGCCTTCTTCTTCCACAATAAAACATAtgtgctttctctttgctttaaAATCTGGGAAACATGTAAGCAAAGAACCCAAGTCCACCAAAATTAAATATATCACCAAAAATAAGGCCTCTCCAGCCAAGAACTGGAGGAGATCACAAATTAGTTAAGTGGTTTGCACTTGCAAATAGAACCAAAAATTTTACTAACAGAAAACCCTAAGAAAGCCGActttaagtcagtggttctcaaccttcctaatactgtgatcatttaatacagttccttatgctgtACTGACCccaacaacaaaattattttcatcatttcatGACTGCATTTTTGCTACtactatgaattataatgtaaataaatcataatgtaaacaaaaaattccTATGGTCTTAGTTTAGGCAACccctccccaaaggggtcacgacctacaggttgagaaacactgttttaaatgatgaaaaaaaaaaggcaaatttaTTCTAGTTAGGACATAAACTCGAGACCTCATCTCACTAAAATCACTTGACACTGTGAGCCCTATAAGAACAGGGACTATAGCAATATTACCTCCCATTTTCAGAATATAACATAGTACCTGGAAATTCAAGTTGGTTACCAATATTTCTTAAGGCTGTGGGAGTAGCTTGGTACTAGAGTGCATGCTGAACATATATGAGGACTTGGTTTCAAACTCTCCAGCATTAAAAAAGGGGCAAAAAAAGCGCCTCTGAGTGACTGAAATAAGTCAAGAAATAGCCTCCAACCAAGCAGAGAGACAAGTATTATTTGAATCCACGCTGTTTTTAAGTCTTCAAACTATGAACAGTAAAGAACAAGTTATGGACAAGAAAAAGCATATGGAACCCCACCATCTTAAAATGAtgttcagagaaaatattttaaccaTTGAATGAGTAGAGTCCCGTTGTTGCATAGAATTGGTTCTCTTTGGATGaatcatgaaaaaaatcagaatgctaGGAAGCATTATTAGGCCATTCATTGACTAATTTTGGGCATAAAGCACCCAGCAGTCATATTAGCTGACTGTACTCATATTTAACTATTTAGTGGAAATTATACCTCAAATCTGAgccatatgtaaatatatcaattatgttaattttaatttttggattATCTGTCCATGTACTCTCATagcttagaaataaaaacagaaggccAGTGGAAATAACATTTCTTAGACAAAATCAGTTTCATATTTGAAccatttttatattattcaaaCTTACCCTTCCTTTAATAGCCAAACCAGTCAGTCATTTAGAAATAGTATAGTCACTGGGTTCAACTTCCAGCACCACTACCATAAAATAACTGTATTTATTTAGGTCTTTTGAAGGAGGGCCTCAGCCTCTCTCTATAGCCCAGGCAACTCTCCTCTAACTTTGtaaattctgagattacaggtataagccaccaaaataaaataaagtttaaaaagtgaTTCTCACAAGTCCTTCTTCATGTTGGTGAAGTCTTGTCTGTCTCTAAGTCAAAGGGATGAATATACAATAGTGAAACAAAACGGGAAAGTTTCTGTTAATGTGTTACTGTTCCCATCTGTTAGAGCCAAGGTATAGTGGAAGAGATGTACTGGGGATAATGATTCCTATTTAGTCAGGTATATTTGGGTCAGTGGTGGCCAGCCTACCTGTTTGACTCTAAATgcccctattttaaaaaatagagatagTATAAGCCATCTTCTGAGTTTCTAAGTTCTCCAGCAATCATATCACCTCACTGTAACCCTTGGGTAAGAAGCAGGCTCAAACTAATGTCTAAAATTTACTTCAAGATAAAGAATTGTTCTTTTCCATCCTTCAAGATAAACTATCACAGGTAGCAAAAGTGGACAGTGTACTGTGTACCTCTAAATGCAAACTTTCTGGTAGTTCCTCTgtatcacatttaattttttttcatcaatTCCAAGATGAAGGTACACGTGAAAAGACCAGAGACATTAACTCTATACTGGACAAGTAATGGCCGAACGTACCTTTCTTATGTATAGTCATAGTTTAGATTCCAACATAGTCCATTATTCTTTAGCTCACATAAGTATGCCTAAAGCACTTCCAATTACAAAAGCATCAACAGGACACATATGCAAGCAGCTGGCCTCTTGTTAGGTCCTAATACTTAGCAAGCCTTCCATTTACCCActgtgttttattatatttctctCATTTACTGATTATCCTCCCCATGGCAGTTCCTACCTATTTGCAGAAGTTGCTGAAAATATTGTATTCTGGGTTATAAGGAAATTTCAGTGGGCTGTTAGTGTTTAAAGTACAAACCTACACACTTTTCCACAGCAGCTCCAAAAAAGTACAAATGCCAGGGAGAAGATTCACTCGTCAGCCTTGGCTGAATCACAGCAGACAAACAGAAACTCCATCACATATTTAGGTCAACAGCAGTTATCACCTCCTATCCCAGcctcattccccccacccccaaggaaaAATATTAACTTTCCTAAACACAGCATTTATTAGTAGGAAGTAGATAATGTTATTTGTTGGTACCCTCAGAATGTGCTtggtaaaaaatgtaaaatagtgTCAGTCTAAGACATATATCAACACTAGGTAGACAAATGGAATTATTCCTtcgaaaaggaaaacaaacatcaCAGGTTAAATAACTCAAAAGAGAACCAGGAGAGGGCCAAGGGAAAGCAAAGCCACAGCACCTGGTCTGCTAGTGCTTCAACTCACTCACTACCACCTGCTTGGAGGCTTTGTAGAAGAAACTACCAAGTGACTTCTAAAAAGGCTCAGAGACTACTGCCATACTCTGTCAGCTCTGGCTGTCAGCTCTGAGCCCTGTTCAATTTACACATGTACTGTCACTCCTTAAGCTGAGGACAGCTTGGGTCAGTTTACCTGCATCCAGGACCTGTGTTGCATCAGGTTGTGGCTGACAATTAGAGTCTGTGACTGTTGTACATGCAAAAGAGTCAAAATCCACTGTGAGGTCTTGCACACTCCTCTCATTGGCATTATCAAAGCTGTTTTTGCCATGCAACTGTTTAAGGTGTTTCCTCAACACTGGCTTATGTGCAAAAACCATGTCACAATAGTTACATTTATGGGGCTTATCTCCACTGTGAAGGTTAAGATGGTCCTGTAAGGAACACTTCTGAGAAAAGGTTTTCCCACAGATTTTACACTGGAAAGGTTTAATTCCGGCATGTACACGCATGTGTCGATGAAGATTGCCTTTCTGAGTGAAAGTCTTGCCGCAGAGTAGACACATAAAGAGTTTGTGCATTTTTAAATGGTTGGCGTAGTTCTCCAGGTGACGGAATACCCTGGTACACTTTGGGCATTGGTGATGCCACTGTAAGCCTTTGTCTACACCTCGAATATTAGGCCCAAAGACATCTTTTGAGGTCATGATGATGTCATCATTGCCTGTGTAAGAGAGGGCGTAATTGTGGAGATGGCTCTGGTCTAGTTCATTAACTCTGTTTTCCACAGTTGAGTTTATCAGGGAGTGCTGGGGCTCTGATGAATGTAAAGCAGTGGGTTCAGAAGAAATGTACTGGTTCTGATCTTTTTTACTTCTATCCTCTGATACATCCCCAATAGATTCTACCTTAACAATCTGAATATCACTGTCCTCCATATCCATACTGTCTTCAGATGGATGAATACAAGGTAAGTCCTGTTTGGGAGAGCCTCTGGCATCTCCCTGCTGTTCTTTCGACTGGGGAGAAGCACTCTGTGGTTCAGATCCCTCTTTACTATCCATTGGTTGTTTTGGCTTTATAAACTTCCACAGCGCCTGTGTGCACCGTTCTACAATGTGGCTCATCTGAAGAAAACTTGCAGCAGTCAAGTAATTTACCAGTTCCATCTCAGGGAATTCCAGCACACCACTATAACAGGATAAGAGTAATTGTCTCCCCACTTCAGAACTCTGTAATATGGAGATTTTCACCTCTCGGGAATCATTCAGTAAAAATTGGTCTCTTAAGAAGGGGGAACCTGcagcaaaaacaattttatgcCCCTGCACCTCAACATCATCTATGAGAACTGTAACATCACAAAATTTATTCTCTTCtcttaatttgttcattttttgtaaCATTGAATCTCCATAATTTTCAAACTTGAAGTGAAGGAGATCTGATCTTTCAGACATTTTGGCAGACCTAAAGGACAGAAATGTAAAAAAGGTggaatgtttaaaaatttaaacaatttagaAACCTGGATTTACCTTTCAAAACCAAATGTGTTGTCATCCCTGTTTTGTATGTCTCCAAAAAGCTATGATAACAGCCTTCAATGGCTGTTAAATTTATTGCTTACCATTACCAGGTGTCAACTGTACCCAAGGAGTAGACATATAAAGTGTAACTACCTGGGCATTCACTCAACCTTTTAAGACACTTAACACAAGAACAATGCTTGAGTTAATCCAAAAACTTTATTTTCCACTTATCAAATGAGAATTCTATTCAAATGAAAACTCCAGAACCCAAGTAACAAGAAGACATTTCTTTTGCATAAAACATGTTTCACCTGctttttcctaaaacaaaatgttctttttctctgtttcctattattattatagtactatgattgttgttgtttgtttgttttgctgtatgtatatatgtgtatggctACTTTGCCTGTACGCATATCTGTGTGCCATATATGTatcccccagaggccagaagagggtgtcagataaactggaattggagttagagatggttgtagcctgccatgtagatgctgggattcgaactggtgtcctctggaaaaacagcaagtgttcttaaacacTAAGCTctttctctccagtcccttgctttctattttaaagagTCTACAAAGATTCTGCTTACTGAGAACCACCATATTTGGTATGCATTTATTCATATAACCGTTTCTGTGATAAAAGTCACAGATTTAAAGAGACAGTTTTGGTCAATGTCAAACACAATTCTTTATCCTGTGCACTATGGATAAatctaaatggaaaataaaacaatgaccTAATCTGTGATGGTATGAGTGGGAATAAGGTATAAATTCAATACTTATTAGattgttctttccttcttaccCCTATGTGTCTGTCATTTTTCATCATGTGTACTACTAGAACTGATTTCTAAatgttctctttgtcttctaGCTCCTCTTCTTTCAAACAGCACATTTCAAAAATGCTAGGCTAGCCTCTTGGTTATAAgtcatttaactggggctggagagatcgctcagaggtttagagcactgtctgctcttccagaggtcctgagttcaattcctagcaaccacatggtggcttacaaccacctataatcaggtctggtgccctcttctggcctgtagttgcatacatgcaggcagaaagctgtatgatgtatacataataaataaaaaaaagtcaattaaCTAAAACTAATAATGGTAAATAAGGGTATAATACAGAGGTCCCTCTGCATAGGGTTGAGAACATATATTGCTTAGCAGTAGTAGATAATTTACCTCGCCACAtgtgaaaccctgggttcaatccacaaCACTGCGAAAAATGGGAAGGATGAATTAGCCACACCTACACCATAATTCTAGTCTACTATCCACTAAAAGTAACTGGTACTCTCTTTTTATAAACCCATCTTCTATCAGGTCAATAGGTATATCAACTCTGTCTTTGAGAAACAAttctataaaatctttttttttttcggagcttgggaccgaacccagggccttgcgcttgctaggcaagtgctctaccactgagctaaatccccaaccctataaaCTCTTTATGTTAGGAAATCCAAGCTGAATTTTGTGTAGTCAACAGTTCCACATAGTCAAGTAAGACAACCAACTTTTCCTGGTCAAatctagattttctttttttgaggcgaggtctctctatgtagcccaggctggtctagaactcacagaaattcacctacctttgcctcctgagcactggcaTTAAAGACGTGCTTACATCATTATGCCTAGCATCACAATCTAGATTTTGAAGCACAAAATTCATCATCTTAATTTTTCACAGAGTATCAGCTCCTGATATCGAGTCCAGATGTTATTTTTATTCCTCTGTGACGGACACGCAATGCATCTACTTGCTCTAAGCTCCTCACACATTACACTATTCTAGAACACTGCATTCTAGTCAGCCTAGCTCTCTAGTTCTGAGAGGCCCTTGTCTGTCCACTTTGAGAAAAGAGTTGTCTCTAAGGCCCTCAGCACAGTACTTCTATATATAACACTCACACTGCTTCATCAAAcacttccttcctgtctgaaTTCCCTGGCATTAGGCGGCCACATCCTATTTCTCTTCTATTCAAAGTGGTGCAGACTATTATCACCTAATACCACACCAACACACAGGAAGGCTCAGTGTGCAGTAGTTAAGCCTATAGTGTTAGGTTCACAATATAAATAACCTTGTTAAGTAGAGCAAATTAATATCTATGGAGGCATTACAGGTTTGGGACCACAAGGGcctagaaagaaatgaaaatactattaagaaacaagcaaaaaatagaaaaaggtatTTCAGAGACTTCGATAACTAATAATGAGcagaacattaaaaacaaaaacaaaacctcaagctAGGCACAAAGGCACAAACCTGTGCACACAGTACTCAGAGGCTGAGGGGGTTAGaattcaagttccaggccagcctgaggtacatagtgagatcctacctcaaaacaaCAAATTCCTAAATCTCACAGTTTAGCTGAATGTTGCAGAAAGAAATAAACTTTAGGAGGGTGGGGCATGTTCATGTTAATAATCACAAGGTATAACTTTTTCTCCTGTGTGGCAGAGAAATCAATGAGTCTCAAACATCAGGAATATTACCTGTATTTTTGAAGCATCCAAACTATATTACCATTGGTCAGTTTTAGTGGCAGCagctttaaaatattcattctgtAGCTGGACCAGTGAAGGTTAGAGGTTCcagttcagaaagaaagaataaaaatgggggttggagatttagttcagtggtagagcgcttgcctagaaagcgcaaggccctgggttcagtcctcagctccggaaaaaaaaaaaaaaaaaaaagaataaaaatggccGTTATGTCAAGTGCCCAAACAAAAGTACCATTCTTTTTTTAGAGTTGAGCTGATCTTGAATTCATTAAGCTGACCAGTATTTCCCTAGTCATAATCAAAAGTGAACATTGTTTCCAGCTAGAGTGAGGTAGAACTCAGAATGTATTACGACAAATGTATTCAGTTTAGAAACTTGGCCCTTGTTCCTCTACAGATGAACTAGAGTTCAGTTTCCCTTGCATCCCACTCACAAGTTCTCCAGAAACTTATTATCAGGAGCAGCCAAAGAGGCATCTCAAGAAAAAGTCTACTTTTTAATCTTTCTGCTGCAGTTCAAAAAAGTTAGAGAAGTTTGTTTACTTTAGAAAGTTCTTCCTAATTATCTACCGGCCCAACTATCCCTTTACTAATCTAGTCCTAGGTTACACAACTTTAGTTATGACCTTTCCCAAGAGGTCATTACTTATTTGAGGACAAGGATCAACTGTTCATTACACTTTATACAACTCattaaacaaaacacaacatTACAGTGACTCCTTGATATTCGCTATGAAATTATTAATGGCCTTTAATAGAGATGGTTTTCAATATCAAaatatcttctttgaagatcttgAAAACTCTTTAAATCATGTAGGACCAAATTTgcaatacctttttttttttaaagaaaaaaaatctattaattaACTAATTGCTAAGTAATAGACTGTGTCCTAGGTCTAATTCCAGCACCATATGTATTTGCacaatatgtaatataaaagtaaatgcatgtgtacacacacccaaacaatataaaaggATAATAATCATTTAATAGGATTAATTCCTTTTACAGAATGATACTTAATTTCTGCTGAATTTGTGTCATATTCCAAATATACTGCTAGGTACTTTATCTAAATTAATTCACATAGTCCTAAAAATTTCTATTGGTAGGTTAGTATAACCCGTATAGGAAAATGAAGCTGagagaatataaataatatgaTTAAATTAAAAGAGATAGGAAATGCTGCTAGTCAGGTAGTGGTGGTGTTCACCTTCTATCTaaaacttgggaggcaaaggcagtggatctctgtgagttcaaggccacctggtgtacagagtgagttccaggacagcaagagctacagagaaaaacaCTGACTTAAAAAAccagaaacagggctggagagatggctcagaggttaagagcactgacttctcttccagaggtcctgagttcagttcccagcaaccacatggtggctcacaaccatctgtaatgggatctgatgccctcttctggtgtatctgaaacagtgacagtgtactcatatacatgaaataaataaattaaaaaacaaacaaacaaacaaaaaacccagaaacaaaaaggcaaaaaacaaaaataagaaaaaataaagaaaatgctaacTGTTAGAGCTGAAATGTGCTCAAGTTATGAATCAATATATGAAATAATGGAGCATTACATTATGATCTGAAGACTTTAGACTTTTGGGTCTTTTAGTTATATTTCAGCAAAATCTTTATGTCTAAACACAGTAAGTACACATTAAAACCAAATGTCTGTTAAGTGCAGAGGGCTATAATGACAAGCCACTTATATACTGACTCATACCACTGGTATTATTACAGGAGCATTTATTCTTGACTTTATCTCATGCCTTTATCCTACTATTACTGAtctcaggttttgttttgatttttttagggacttattttatttttattaatttgtatgtgtgtctgtctgcaggtacatatatgtgcatgcaggtgccaaTAGAGAACAAAagggatcccctggagctggagttgtaggtgaTTGCAAACTGCagggcaggtgctgggaaccaaactccaggaCTCTCCGCAAAAGGAGCAAAcacttaaccaccgagccacatCCGCAGCCTTGGTCGGTTCACAGCCATTTTCTGGTTGGTTTCTGAAGCATTACTAAATTGTGCAAAGGTAAATATAGTCTTAAAaggtctggttttgtttgttgctaCGCTTCTTCCAGATTTAATTCCACAGAAAAGCCTGTCTCTTTTCTCGgtttcatttcttccctgtgGTATGAATTCCTAAGTCTCTATAATAATTACTAAATTTAACCAACTTCAACCTTGACTTAATACCCTCGGAAATATGGCTGTAggaatttaacatttaaaaatgatgatAGCCAAAATGCAGCAATCTGAAGAGAAGAATATATAGGGAGCGACGGACTGAACGGCCTTTTACCGTTCtaacaaatcaaaacagaaatgaTGAGACTGTGACTGTATGGAAACATTCAAAAGAGAAGTTAAAACAAAGAACCAGCTAACCAATGTTCTTGCTCACTGAAGTGAAGAACAAGAGAGATATGATCAACTCTACGATACTTGGCTTGAGTGGCCGGATACCTTTGTGCGTCCTTCAGTTGACCTAAAGACTATGGAGGGGATGATTGGAAGGCTGCTCATTAAAATCTGTCAAAATAGCCTTCGTGGCCCCAGGGTAGCTGGTTAGAAACACATCTAAAGTTGGAGAAGGAACCTCGCTGAGATGGTAAGTAGATTGTAAATGAAAACATTAGAGTACAAGAGGTACACCTAGGTTTGCATAGAGCAGAAGGGGAGCttaggacaaaagaaagaaaaaaacatatacacaatatAACATAAACTCATCACTTACCTCTTCTCACCCTCACTATCCTTGCAGGTCTCCTTTCTAATCAAGAGGCCAATTTTTCCTTACAATGTCCCACTCCTTGACTCCCATCTAGTCACAGCACAATAGTACAGTGAGTATAGCATGGCCTCTGGAAtcgtatttcttttttttttcggagctggggaccgaacctagggccttgcgcttcctaggcaagcgctctaccactgagctaaatccccaacccctggaatcgTATTTCTAAGGTTAAAACTCTGCTCAGCCACTTACTCAGGGTTATGGCCACAGGTCAACtgcttatccagtctgtttcagGATTCTTTTCAACCAATAATAAATGGTGCTGCTAAGGAAAATTAAATAAGCTCATCATTAAAGAAGACTTAATTGTTttatgagtgtttgtctgcatatatgtatgtgcaccacttgAATACCTGGTACAGGAAGGTCAGAAAGTATgatatctcctggaactggaattatgatggctgtgagacaccatgtgaatgctaagaactgaacccaggtcttctgtaagagctaCAATTACTGAGTAATCTTTCCAGCCCATTAGTTCATTTTCAAAAGAGCTTAGAATGGTACctgttatgttttctttaaacatgTGTTCGGGAAATAACAAATCTTTCATGTTTCTTCAATTTAATATCAAACTAATTGAGGTCtctgatattttatatttcattaccTCATCTACTAAAGTTGTTTTTTTCTAGTCCTATTAACAAAaaagatacttttcttttttctttctcatttcccagTGGCTGAGAATGATCCAATGGATTCTCTTCAAAATTCTCTCCTGATATCTGGGTCACCCTAGTTGCTTCAACCCTATGTTCTTTTCTACCTCTTACTGATGGATCCAATTTGAGTTCCATTGAGTAATGTAGGCATCGTCCTTTGAATTACCTTCTTTTTCAGTGCTCCCTCTCTGATGCCAACTCTTCTCATGGCCCACATGCCATGAAGCTTAGGCTGATCTCCACATTTGAGTTTCCAACTCTTACGCTGGACAGCTGCATGTGCTATCCCTTTAGACGTAAATTCAAACACAAAAAATGATTTTGTAATTCTTGATAGCTATTCTTCAAGTGTCAACTGCCTAAATTCTAagaccttttcttctctttcaaagtATGACACATTAGCACTTGCCTCCTTTCTTGGAACAATACCATAActctattttagattttattgcATCTCACCAGGATGTcattacttttcaaaataatctCAAATATAACTACCTAGATTTTAGCTAGGAGAACCCAGAGTCCGCTATTTCTATTCTCTAGGCTTCCCAGAGAACTTTCTGAAGTACGAATCTGACTATATTAGTTTCCTGCTCAAAGAGCTTCAAAAAAAGATAACCCATCTCCTTTAGGATTAATTAAACCTTTCACTATCTAGATTTCACTTTACTTATCCAACTCAAATTCCATCTTATGTACACAACCTACCCGTccctattccttcttctcagacaATACATAGTCTGTTATTTCTCAATACCActacagcttttcttttttcgggAAAAGTACTTTCACATGTTCTCTTTATCAAGAAGTTAGGATTTAGAGGCCACTCTCTTTCTACAGGCTTCCCAGCAACTGTCCTTAGAGCAGTTGATGAAAGTAACCTATTGCATACCCTCCACCCTCATATGAGCATCAATTTGTTATTAATCCAtattaataacaaatatttatataagttataaatatattgttatatattgtatatttgtaataacaaatatctatatatctatatttgtaTATGATTTAAAAGGTGCTGTATGTAACTGGCGGCTGAGCACGGGTAAAACCCATCGAAACCTGGCACTTACAGTAGTCTCGCGGTTGGCACTGAAGGCCTTGCCTTGGCTAGCTCCCGCCGTTCAGTTTTCTGCCGGCCTTAACTGCTGCACTTTTTACAAAATGCCAGAGTCTGGTTTCCTGGCCAGCTACAGGGCCGTATGTAGAGGGTCCCAGGAGGCGGTCCCTGGAGCATCCTGAGACTCCCCACTGCAGATTcgggaaggggaagagggtagGATGCAGCATGGGCCAGTCCAATGGCTCAAGAGTCCGGGGGCCTAGACCTGCTCCTTGGCTCCCATCCCAGGGCAGGTTGCGGCCGATCCAGGTCCCCACGGGGGCTCCATTTCCAGAGACCCCGCACCCTAGCCCCGCTCTCGGGTCGCCTCCGAACTTACAAACCCGGGGGAAAGGCCGCCAT
The DNA window shown above is from Rattus rattus isolate New Zealand chromosome 5, Rrattus_CSIRO_v1, whole genome shotgun sequence and carries:
- the LOC116900056 gene encoding uncharacterized protein LOC116900056, with protein sequence MGPGSCLCPARAALPVPLGPPLAQVVCPSPFAEPRGAGAPGFARSGWRPFPRVCKFGGDPRAGLGCGVSGNGAPVGTWIGRNLPWDGSQGAGLGPRTLEPLDWPMLHPTLFPFPNLQWGVSGCSRDRLLGPSTYGPVAGQETRLWHFVKSAAVKAGRKLNGGS
- the Zbtb26 gene encoding zinc finger and BTB domain-containing protein 26, coding for MSERSDLLHFKFENYGDSMLQKMNKLREENKFCDVTVLIDDVEVQGHKIVFAAGSPFLRDQFLLNDSREVKISILQSSEVGRQLLLSCYSGVLEFPEMELVNYLTAASFLQMSHIVERCTQALWKFIKPKQPMDSKEGSEPQSASPQSKEQQGDARGSPKQDLPCIHPSEDSMDMEDSDIQIVKVESIGDVSEDRSKKDQNQYISSEPTALHSSEPQHSLINSTVENRVNELDQSHLHNYALSYTGNDDIIMTSKDVFGPNIRGVDKGLQWHHQCPKCTRVFRHLENYANHLKMHKLFMCLLCGKTFTQKGNLHRHMRVHAGIKPFQCKICGKTFSQKCSLQDHLNLHSGDKPHKCNYCDMVFAHKPVLRKHLKQLHGKNSFDNANERSVQDLTVDFDSFACTTVTDSNCQPQPDATQVLDAGKLTQAVLSLRSDSTCVN